Proteins co-encoded in one Methanobrevibacter sp. genomic window:
- a CDS encoding UvrD-helicase domain-containing protein, which yields MLKKICPNCENICDVDDNNCNKCGNELYYYLTSDNVFGKVSSLFSKNNEEDLILDELDQLENWETFFNDFKNNLENPGDDFFEKIKDFKKAKSDFKYLDNLRVDKETYNSLLSEYNVVSNFIDDLDDNVGKFNDYNLKESLTKLKENNVDSEDVGRVKSILDEFNNSDNSKYFEFYNDDSKALIAIANEIEALFSIIYGEFDALNNLKTELDNYNNSKEFPCDIKKFKGDCSDFEYLNLLPVFYPDLEKYVDIIASVNELFDDLEKEKSKLRSLSSDCSDFLRKFEYLHDNIKESDDFLSEYSELESKINDFKYLDLILQLDDSLENSIDEIHKVSYIFNNFDNKSNEIVAKHEDLERILSFSYDYEEFNNSWAELLSEFREERDKELFLEKYSDLKESIDSFSWHKTENEDYKKAISDAKSILFKLDNIDKFIKVNNVNIGFSEFSNISKESYIDSNYKNKLLSDYRYLFDDFNNLKMASRIIDVDIIDEPALNLASRNFDKFIKGKNDEFVESELERYYSFFSDIDGKSLDVNQRKSIVTDERNMQIIAGAGCGKTLTISGKVNYLLDKGVKPEEILCLSYSKASADDLVKKLPDDIEASTFHSLGKGILEEDLGKKVLIKDNLLDDVVNDFFSNVVFEDKELLEKVSDYFTFYSYDVVDRENKNLGEILEIEEGRSFTTLKERYSELDDKKTFKYNQRVKSFEELLIANFLFIHGIDYEYEKQYVDKDGKKVKEWNNYKPDFYLTDYGIYLEHFGVNRNLDAPWLDKKDSDKYKQAIFDKRSLHKEHGTKLIETYSYLASENILMSELRRILEENGVEVKDVDYEEVLKALATNDKLDSFKSFINLIKSFISLFKGNNFDSSKFDEFKKQAENEKIPFNKTRHLLFLDIVEEIYRRYEKEMEDPDVIDFDDMINGAIDVIRQNKVFRNYKYIIVDEYQDISYSRFKLLKEIQDASNSKIFVVGDDWQSIYRFTGCDVGLFTNFQNYFSDYERCYIENTYRNSQSLIDIAGRFINKNPNQLVKNLNSKQESDIKNPIKIAYYKDRDDKSKIKALEDCVKDISKTSKNILILARYNSSIKPYIAQDSPFKLKNSNRDNNKFRIIYKNNPSLNINFLTVHSSKGLEEDNVILLDLENSYMGFPSKKEDDSVLKYVINEGDQFEFAEERRLFYVGITRTKKYNYFLVNYDKPSQFVEELNEFADAEVLTGIEFDPKNEKLIRTKLKCPICKTGHVSILKVNKNYMKFICSHNACDWDGGSYRGKFNDLDIMENCPRCDGILYVSYGKYGPYASCSKWTGSPCEGRKSLNGKFDGLIEEYKKEKKKSSDNTTSFKGKKSKKTYKKPKEAMGKCPKCGKDLVKRKGKYGDFIGCSGYPKCRYTCQVDELENILK from the coding sequence TTGCTTAAGAAAATATGTCCCAATTGTGAAAATATTTGTGATGTCGATGACAACAATTGCAATAAATGCGGAAATGAATTATATTACTATTTAACTTCAGATAATGTTTTTGGAAAGGTAAGTTCATTATTTTCAAAAAATAATGAGGAAGATTTAATCTTGGATGAACTGGATCAGCTTGAAAACTGGGAAACTTTTTTCAATGATTTCAAAAACAATTTGGAAAACCCGGGTGACGATTTTTTTGAGAAAATCAAAGATTTCAAAAAGGCCAAATCCGATTTCAAATATTTGGATAATCTTCGTGTTGATAAGGAGACTTATAATTCTTTGTTGAGCGAATATAACGTAGTGTCCAATTTCATCGATGATTTGGATGATAATGTGGGGAAATTTAATGATTACAATCTAAAAGAATCCCTAACCAAATTAAAGGAAAATAATGTCGATTCTGAGGATGTAGGTAGAGTTAAATCAATCTTGGATGAGTTTAATAATTCCGACAATTCAAAATATTTCGAATTTTACAATGATGATTCTAAAGCTCTTATAGCTATTGCAAATGAAATAGAAGCTTTGTTTAGCATTATTTATGGGGAATTCGATGCTCTCAATAATTTAAAAACTGAGTTGGATAATTACAACAATTCTAAAGAATTCCCCTGTGATATCAAAAAATTTAAAGGGGACTGTTCAGATTTTGAGTATTTGAATTTGCTCCCTGTATTTTATCCGGATTTGGAAAAATATGTCGACATTATTGCATCCGTCAACGAATTGTTTGACGATTTGGAAAAAGAAAAATCAAAATTGAGATCATTGTCTTCAGATTGTTCTGATTTTTTAAGGAAATTCGAATATCTTCACGATAACATTAAAGAGAGCGATGACTTCTTATCAGAATATTCTGAACTTGAATCTAAAATAAACGATTTCAAATATTTGGATTTAATTTTGCAATTGGACGACTCTCTTGAAAATTCCATTGATGAAATTCATAAGGTAAGTTATATTTTTAATAATTTTGACAACAAATCAAATGAGATTGTTGCCAAACATGAAGATTTGGAGAGAATTCTATCATTTTCCTATGATTATGAGGAATTTAACAATTCTTGGGCAGAACTATTGTCTGAGTTTAGAGAGGAAAGAGACAAGGAACTGTTCTTGGAAAAGTATTCTGATTTGAAAGAATCCATTGATTCATTTTCATGGCATAAAACAGAAAATGAAGATTATAAGAAAGCCATTAGCGATGCTAAATCCATACTTTTCAAATTAGACAACATAGACAAATTCATAAAAGTCAACAATGTCAATATTGGATTTTCCGAATTTTCAAACATTTCTAAGGAATCCTACATAGATTCCAATTACAAGAATAAGCTGTTGTCAGATTATCGTTACCTGTTTGATGATTTCAATAATTTAAAGATGGCTTCAAGAATCATTGATGTAGACATAATCGATGAACCTGCTTTAAATTTGGCTTCCAGGAATTTTGACAAGTTCATTAAAGGGAAAAATGACGAGTTTGTGGAAAGCGAACTTGAAAGATACTATTCCTTTTTCAGCGACATCGATGGAAAGTCCCTGGATGTAAATCAGAGAAAATCAATAGTCACCGATGAGAGGAACATGCAGATTATTGCAGGGGCAGGATGCGGTAAAACCTTGACCATATCAGGTAAGGTTAACTATCTGCTTGATAAGGGAGTCAAGCCTGAGGAAATACTTTGTCTGTCCTATTCCAAGGCTTCTGCAGATGACTTGGTCAAAAAGCTTCCAGATGATATTGAAGCATCCACATTCCATTCATTGGGTAAAGGCATTCTGGAAGAGGATCTGGGCAAGAAAGTGCTTATTAAGGATAATTTGCTGGATGATGTTGTCAATGACTTTTTCTCCAATGTGGTTTTTGAAGACAAGGAACTTTTGGAAAAGGTATCTGACTACTTCACATTTTATTCTTACGATGTGGTTGATAGGGAAAATAAGAATCTGGGGGAAATTTTGGAAATTGAAGAAGGAAGATCATTTACAACATTAAAGGAAAGATATAGTGAACTTGATGATAAGAAAACATTCAAATACAATCAGAGAGTTAAAAGTTTCGAAGAGCTGTTAATTGCTAATTTCCTTTTCATTCATGGAATTGACTATGAATATGAAAAGCAATATGTTGACAAGGATGGAAAAAAGGTCAAGGAATGGAATAATTACAAGCCTGATTTTTATTTAACTGACTATGGAATTTATTTGGAGCATTTTGGTGTCAATCGCAATTTGGATGCTCCGTGGCTGGATAAAAAAGATTCCGATAAGTATAAACAGGCAATTTTTGACAAAAGAAGTCTTCATAAGGAACATGGCACAAAATTAATCGAAACCTACTCTTATCTTGCAAGTGAAAATATTCTAATGTCTGAATTGCGCAGAATTTTGGAAGAAAACGGTGTTGAAGTTAAGGATGTTGATTATGAAGAAGTGTTGAAAGCATTGGCAACTAATGACAAGTTAGACTCTTTCAAATCTTTCATTAACTTGATAAAATCATTCATAAGCTTATTCAAAGGGAACAATTTCGATTCTTCTAAATTTGATGAGTTTAAAAAGCAGGCGGAAAATGAAAAAATTCCTTTTAATAAAACAAGACATCTGCTATTTTTAGATATTGTAGAGGAAATCTATAGGAGATATGAAAAAGAGATGGAAGATCCAGATGTCATTGATTTCGATGACATGATTAACGGAGCTATTGATGTTATAAGACAAAACAAGGTTTTCAGAAACTACAAATACATAATTGTAGATGAATATCAGGACATTTCTTATAGCCGTTTCAAACTCCTAAAGGAGATTCAGGACGCTTCAAACTCCAAGATATTCGTTGTTGGGGATGATTGGCAATCCATTTACAGATTTACTGGATGTGATGTGGGGCTGTTTACCAACTTCCAGAATTATTTCAGTGACTATGAAAGATGCTACATTGAAAATACTTACAGGAATTCCCAAAGCTTGATTGATATTGCGGGAAGATTCATCAACAAAAATCCAAATCAGCTGGTAAAGAATCTAAATTCAAAACAGGAGTCAGACATTAAGAATCCGATTAAAATAGCATATTATAAGGATAGGGATGATAAAAGCAAAATCAAAGCGTTGGAGGACTGTGTCAAGGACATCTCCAAAACCTCCAAAAACATTTTGATATTGGCAAGGTATAACAGTTCCATAAAACCCTATATAGCTCAAGATTCTCCTTTCAAACTCAAGAATTCCAATAGGGACAATAACAAATTCAGAATAATCTATAAAAACAATCCTTCTTTAAACATAAACTTTTTGACAGTTCATTCGTCTAAAGGTTTGGAAGAGGACAATGTTATCCTGCTGGACTTGGAAAATTCGTATATGGGATTCCCAAGCAAGAAAGAAGATGACAGCGTTCTCAAATATGTCATCAATGAAGGGGATCAGTTTGAATTTGCAGAAGAACGTAGGTTATTTTATGTAGGGATTACCAGAACCAAGAAATACAATTATTTCCTTGTAAATTATGACAAACCGTCCCAATTCGTTGAAGAGTTGAATGAATTTGCAGATGCCGAGGTCCTTACTGGTATAGAGTTTGATCCTAAAAATGAGAAGCTCATAAGAACTAAATTGAAATGCCCTATTTGTAAAACAGGTCATGTATCCATCCTAAAAGTTAATAAAAACTATATGAAATTTATATGTTCCCATAATGCATGTGACTGGGATGGTGGTTCTTATAGGGGCAAATTCAATGATTTGGACATTATGGAAAACTGTCCTAGATGCGATGGCATACTTTATGTCTCATATGGAAAGTATGGTCCTTATGCTTCATGTTCCAAATGGACTGGAAGTCCATGTGAAGGTAGGAAATCATTAAACGGAAAATTTGATGGCCTAATTGAGGAATACAAGAAAGAAAAGAAAAAGTCAAGTGACAATACAACTTCTTTCAAGGGTAAAAAATCTAAAAAAACATATAAAAAACCTAAAGAGGCCATGGGAAAATGTCCGAAATGCGGCAAGGATCTTGTAAAGCGTAAGGGCAAATATGGGGATTTCATTGGCTGTTCAGGTTATCCCAAATGCAGATACACATGCCAGGTGGACGAATTAGAAAATATATTAAAGTGA
- a CDS encoding homocitrate synthase family protein has translation MKYHISHYNKEAELNFPKDITIYDTTLRDGEQTPGVCFSLEDKLEIARKLDQFKIHQIEAGFPIVSERERESVRAITSEGLDAQILSLARAKTEDIDAALSCDVDGIITFMGTSDIHLEHKMHIGRQEAMNICMEAVEYAKDHGLFVAFSAEDATRTDIDFLKRIYNNAESHGADRVHIADTVGAITPQGMTYLLKELRKDVKIDIALHCHNDFGLAVVNSIAGLLAGANAVSTTVNGIGERAGNASLEELIMSLKILYGKDLGFKTKYIKELSEIVSKASELPIHYNKPVVGKNIFRHESGIHVDAVVEEPLTYEPYIPELVGQKRQLVLGKHSGCRAVKAKLDGCGMEVSNDKLLEIVDKVKKSREEGKYINDEVFKEIVKSCNEKE, from the coding sequence TTGAAGTATCATATTAGTCATTATAACAAAGAAGCTGAATTGAATTTTCCTAAAGACATTACCATTTATGATACAACTTTAAGAGATGGTGAACAGACCCCTGGAGTCTGTTTCAGTCTTGAGGACAAACTAGAAATAGCTAGAAAATTGGATCAATTTAAAATTCATCAAATCGAAGCAGGTTTTCCAATTGTTTCTGAAAGGGAAAGGGAATCTGTTAGAGCAATTACCAGCGAAGGATTAGATGCTCAAATTCTTTCACTGGCACGTGCAAAAACTGAAGATATTGATGCTGCTCTTTCCTGCGATGTTGATGGAATTATCACATTTATGGGAACTTCCGACATCCATTTGGAGCACAAGATGCATATTGGGCGTCAGGAAGCAATGAATATCTGTATGGAAGCCGTTGAATATGCTAAGGACCATGGTTTGTTTGTAGCGTTTTCAGCTGAGGATGCGACAAGAACAGACATTGATTTCCTAAAAAGAATCTACAACAATGCAGAAAGCCATGGGGCAGACAGAGTCCATATTGCAGATACTGTAGGAGCTATCACTCCACAAGGTATGACCTATCTTTTGAAAGAACTTAGAAAGGACGTTAAAATTGATATTGCACTTCACTGCCACAACGATTTTGGCCTTGCGGTTGTCAATTCAATAGCTGGACTTCTAGCAGGTGCAAATGCCGTTTCAACAACCGTCAACGGTATTGGGGAAAGGGCTGGAAACGCATCATTGGAAGAGCTTATCATGAGCCTTAAGATATTGTATGGAAAGGACTTAGGATTTAAGACCAAATACATAAAAGAGCTATCCGAAATTGTTTCCAAGGCCAGTGAGCTTCCAATCCACTACAACAAGCCAGTTGTCGGTAAAAATATATTCAGACATGAATCAGGAATACATGTGGATGCTGTTGTGGAAGAGCCTTTAACCTATGAACCTTACATTCCAGAGCTTGTAGGTCAAAAAAGACAGCTTGTTTTAGGTAAGCATTCAGGTTGCAGAGCCGTAAAGGCCAAATTGGATGGCTGCGGAATGGAAGTGAGCAATGACAAACTTCTTGAAATTGTGGACAAGGTCAAGAAGAGCAGAGAAGAAGGAAAATACATTAACGATGAAGTGTTTAAGGAAATCGTTAAGAGTTGTAACGAAAAGGAATGA
- the hacA gene encoding homoaconitase large subunit, with protein MNITEKILSNKAGYEVSPGEIIEIPVDLAMSHDGTSPPAIKTFEKISDEVWDNDKIAIVFDHNVPANTIGSAEFQKVCRNFINDQGISKNYIHGEGICHQVLPEMGLVEPGKVIVGADSHTCTYGAFGAFSTGMGATDLAMVYATGKTWFMVPEANKMIVSGQLDEYTAAKDIILNIIGDIGIAGATYQTAEFCGETIENMGVDGRATMCNMAIEMGAKNGIMEPNKEVIQYVSARTHKKPSELNVVRSDKDAVYKKELEYDVTDLEPQIACPNDVDNVKDISKVEGTAVDQCLIGSCTNGRLSDLEDAYNILKDNEINNDVRLLILPASREIYKEAINRGYIDAFIDAGAIICNPGCGPCLGGHMGVLSEGEVCISTTNRNFKGRMGDPKSEVYLANAKVVAASAIEGVITHPKDVVN; from the coding sequence ATGAATATTACAGAAAAAATCCTATCAAATAAGGCAGGATATGAAGTTAGTCCTGGAGAGATTATTGAAATTCCAGTGGATTTGGCAATGTCTCATGATGGAACTTCACCACCTGCAATCAAAACCTTTGAAAAAATATCCGATGAAGTCTGGGACAATGATAAAATAGCCATTGTTTTTGACCATAATGTCCCTGCAAATACCATAGGCTCTGCAGAGTTCCAGAAAGTATGTAGAAACTTCATAAATGACCAGGGAATCAGTAAAAATTACATTCATGGAGAAGGTATCTGCCATCAGGTCCTGCCTGAAATGGGTTTGGTTGAACCTGGAAAGGTCATTGTCGGTGCTGATTCACATACCTGCACATATGGAGCTTTTGGAGCTTTTTCAACTGGAATGGGAGCTACAGACTTAGCTATGGTTTATGCTACTGGTAAAACATGGTTTATGGTTCCTGAAGCCAACAAGATGATTGTCAGCGGCCAGTTGGATGAGTACACTGCAGCAAAGGACATTATTTTAAATATCATTGGAGATATTGGAATAGCTGGCGCAACATACCAGACTGCAGAGTTCTGCGGAGAAACCATAGAGAACATGGGTGTTGACGGAAGGGCAACCATGTGTAATATGGCCATTGAAATGGGTGCTAAAAACGGAATTATGGAACCTAACAAAGAGGTTATCCAATACGTTTCTGCAAGAACCCATAAAAAGCCATCCGAGCTCAACGTAGTCAGGTCAGATAAGGATGCTGTCTATAAAAAAGAGCTTGAATATGATGTTACAGATTTGGAACCGCAAATTGCCTGTCCTAACGATGTTGACAATGTGAAAGATATCTCAAAAGTGGAAGGTACGGCTGTTGACCAATGTTTGATTGGTTCCTGTACCAACGGCAGATTATCCGATTTGGAAGATGCATACAACATCTTGAAGGATAATGAAATTAATAATGATGTTAGACTTCTCATACTTCCTGCTTCCCGTGAAATCTATAAGGAAGCTATCAATAGAGGCTATATCGATGCATTCATTGATGCTGGAGCTATCATATGTAATCCTGGATGTGGACCATGTCTTGGAGGCCATATGGGAGTTTTATCTGAAGGAGAGGTTTGTATTTCAACCACAAACAGGAACTTCAAGGGAAGAATGGGCGATCCAAAATCCGAAGTCTATTTAGCTAATGCTAAAGTAGTTGCTGCTTCTGCAATTGAAGGAGTTATTACACATCCAAAGGATGTAGTGAACTAA
- a CDS encoding chorismate lyase yields the protein MPMNKNEANKRLIEKINVLERDNDKNFSNTQKILLTTDGSITAILDVLYGKIDLSTLEQHTEIANEENAKLIDSEAGDEINFREIIMHKDGKPLIYAVSYIPLDRLTEEIKCDLISADIPIGRILKNYRIESRREIKNIFIEKPNETLKELYGTDEEFLSRDYVIIHKGEILMWIKESFPISYFTEI from the coding sequence ATGCCAATGAATAAGAATGAAGCTAACAAACGCTTAATTGAAAAAATAAATGTGTTGGAAAGGGACAACGACAAAAACTTTTCCAATACACAAAAAATATTGCTTACAACAGACGGATCAATAACTGCAATATTGGATGTTCTTTACGGAAAAATCGACTTGTCAACACTTGAGCAACATACCGAAATTGCTAATGAAGAGAATGCCAAATTGATTGATTCCGAAGCAGGTGACGAGATTAATTTTAGAGAAATTATAATGCATAAAGATGGCAAGCCTTTGATTTATGCTGTTTCATACATTCCATTAGATAGGCTTACCGAAGAGATTAAATGCGATTTGATTAGTGCGGACATACCTATTGGAAGAATTCTTAAAAACTACCGAATCGAATCAAGAAGGGAAATAAAGAACATCTTTATCGAAAAGCCAAACGAAACCCTAAAAGAGCTTTATGGAACAGATGAGGAATTCCTATCAAGAGATTATGTCATTATCCATAAAGGTGAAATTTTAATGTGGATCAAGGAATCTTTTCCAATTAGCTATTTTACAGAAATATGA
- the fen gene encoding flap endonuclease-1 — protein MGVKLKDIIKPEPINFKDLEGRSVAIDAFNTLFQFLSIIRQRDGTPLLDQNGNITSHLSGILYRNSSMIEKDIKPVYVFDGKAPELKKETQEERRQVRNESEQKWKDALKKGDIEEARKYAMRSSKLSPYIIESSKKLLTLMGIPYIEACGEGEAQAAYMVKNGDVWATASQDYDCLLFGSARVVRNLAINSNLGNLEYYELKKVLGNLDITREQLIEMGILIGTDFNEGKKRVGAKTALKYAQNGKLETVFKEFEKESNQNLEAVKEIFLNPTVNKDIKIKWKKPQNEKIIEFLCGEHGFSESRVENACKKLKNLNSGQKSLEDWF, from the coding sequence ATGGGAGTTAAGTTAAAGGACATTATAAAACCAGAACCAATTAATTTTAAGGATTTGGAAGGACGATCCGTTGCGATTGACGCATTCAACACACTTTTCCAATTTTTATCAATAATACGTCAAAGGGACGGAACTCCCTTACTGGATCAAAACGGAAATATAACTTCACATTTAAGTGGAATTCTTTATAGAAACTCCTCAATGATTGAAAAAGACATAAAGCCAGTTTATGTTTTTGATGGAAAGGCGCCTGAGCTTAAAAAGGAAACACAGGAAGAACGCAGACAAGTCCGCAATGAATCAGAGCAGAAATGGAAAGATGCCCTTAAAAAAGGAGACATCGAGGAAGCCCGCAAATATGCAATGCGCTCATCCAAATTATCCCCTTACATCATCGAATCCTCTAAAAAATTGCTGACATTAATGGGAATACCATATATTGAAGCATGTGGAGAGGGTGAAGCACAGGCAGCATACATGGTAAAAAATGGAGATGTTTGGGCCACTGCTTCGCAGGATTATGACTGTCTCCTATTTGGATCTGCAAGAGTTGTTCGTAATTTGGCCATCAATTCCAACCTGGGAAATCTTGAATATTATGAACTTAAAAAGGTCCTGGGAAATCTTGACATTACTCGGGAACAGCTAATAGAAATGGGAATTCTCATTGGAACTGACTTTAATGAAGGTAAAAAAAGAGTGGGTGCGAAAACAGCATTGAAATATGCTCAAAATGGAAAATTAGAAACTGTTTTTAAGGAATTTGAAAAGGAAAGCAATCAGAATCTTGAAGCTGTGAAAGAGATTTTCCTAAATCCGACTGTAAATAAGGACATTAAAATCAAATGGAAAAAACCCCAAAATGAAAAGATTATAGAATTCTTATGCGGAGAGCATGGATTTTCAGAAAGTAGGGTTGAAAATGCATGTAAAAAGTTGAAAAATTTAAATTCAGGACAAAAAAGCTTAGAGGATTGGTTCTGA
- a CDS encoding C-GCAxxG-C-C family protein gives MDKKLIDKDIETFKETHNCAQSTTIGILKNTDCKMSEEEIAILSSGFGGGIGSTFTDGTCGAITGTVIALGLTNDDAGKVQEMSKIIFESFKEKFSSVQCGTLTEGGLNKRHCIEYCKFAGELFADLMDD, from the coding sequence ATGGACAAAAAATTAATAGATAAAGATATTGAAACATTTAAAGAAACACACAACTGTGCACAATCAACAACAATAGGTATTTTAAAAAATACCGATTGCAAAATGAGTGAAGAAGAAATAGCTATTCTATCCAGCGGATTCGGCGGAGGAATCGGAAGCACATTTACAGATGGAACATGCGGAGCAATCACTGGAACTGTAATCGCATTAGGATTAACAAATGACGATGCAGGAAAAGTACAAGAAATGTCCAAAATAATATTTGAAAGCTTTAAAGAAAAGTTCTCATCAGTGCAATGCGGAACCCTTACAGAAGGAGGATTAAACAAAAGACACTGTATCGAATACTGCAAATTTGCAGGAGAACTCTTTGCAGATTTAATGGATGATTAA
- a CDS encoding DUF2119 domain-containing protein, translating to MAYFRYIDNGEGPTKLFIGGLHGNEGRTAIKFLKSLKKSDFSNGQIYIYNFDKTKYISTIDSRYYESDIGKRVLGLIEEIKPDFYIELHCYNIKNFEKLTSMERFDETGVPPLLDLGSYVLLSSVSPLIRTKYFSRKVICQTLEFPCLDKLNSEVCEEYGFDLKESMEVYNKILKMLAIAPSRAYYEKEIMKDYLEQAKLAIKYAKLIFGKNFPPY from the coding sequence ATGGCTTATTTTAGATATATTGACAATGGGGAAGGTCCAACTAAACTGTTTATTGGTGGTCTTCATGGAAATGAGGGTAGGACTGCCATTAAGTTTTTAAAATCATTAAAAAAATCAGATTTTTCCAATGGTCAGATTTATATCTACAATTTTGATAAAACAAAATACATTTCCACTATTGATTCAAGATATTATGAATCGGATATCGGCAAAAGGGTTTTGGGATTGATTGAAGAGATAAAGCCTGATTTTTACATTGAATTGCATTGCTACAACATAAAAAACTTCGAAAAACTAACTTCAATGGAACGTTTTGATGAAACTGGAGTTCCTCCGTTGCTGGATTTGGGCAGCTATGTTCTTTTAAGTTCTGTTTCTCCTTTAATAAGGACCAAATATTTTTCTCGTAAAGTTATATGTCAAACATTGGAGTTTCCTTGTTTGGATAAATTGAATTCTGAGGTTTGTGAGGAATATGGTTTCGATTTAAAGGAATCCATGGAAGTCTATAACAAAATTCTTAAAATGCTGGCTATTGCTCCGTCAAGAGCATATTATGAAAAAGAGATCATGAAGGATTACTTGGAACAGGCGAAATTGGCAATTAAGTATGCCAAACTTATTTTCGGCAAGAATTTCCCGCCGTATTGA
- a CDS encoding MarR family winged helix-turn-helix transcriptional regulator, with amino-acid sequence MKNIKELTEDDVDDVNVWQLLSIVNRYFSSFVDKKLAEYDITRSQAHFLLSLSQKDHISQEELCKQFNMTEGTVARTMKILENKELITRETNPEDKRKKVLILTSKGSQKVEEIIKYDEKMQNKINEVLQEEEIHNFKITLLKLIDLSS; translated from the coding sequence ATGAAAAATATCAAGGAACTGACAGAGGATGACGTGGATGATGTGAATGTATGGCAATTATTGTCTATCGTTAACCGCTATTTTTCAAGTTTTGTGGATAAGAAATTGGCAGAATATGACATAACACGTAGTCAGGCTCATTTTTTACTTAGTTTATCCCAAAAAGACCATATTTCTCAAGAGGAACTCTGTAAGCAATTTAATATGACTGAAGGAACAGTAGCTAGAACAATGAAAATATTGGAAAACAAAGAGCTAATAACAAGAGAAACAAATCCTGAGGATAAAAGAAAAAAGGTATTGATTCTAACTTCAAAAGGCAGTCAAAAGGTTGAGGAAATAATCAAATACGATGAAAAAATGCAAAATAAAATAAATGAAGTTCTACAGGAAGAAGAAATACACAATTTTAAGATTACTCTGTTGAAGCTTATTGATTTATCATCATGA